A region from the Pirellulaceae bacterium genome encodes:
- a CDS encoding glycosyltransferase — translation MLPHLYRSCLLLADAVTKDLFCIKIMTFIPTLRQIRCRRIGLALSNTPVRILFRLYYWLSVRALVFLLRRNPHVIAVVLSGSAARGTMRYGISDIDFFVLIKSVEESERIRDDIEVTLVFLRRLFLPLANSDEVGILTIEEFESTLQITKPYLLAIANQLRPIFVRGDLPLISKTLSTLSSSLSPGAIRLAIMSDVWRKFLLYLEHLSFDETLARYVLQRITERLDEVVPLPTNVRGNAELMFSCFRNELLSTIETRGSMQNMHAVIPNRLFRETVPISIIRAFSEIPQSFEIRQLDFPSLAEIDELRRKKNTHYAYVGGVLLPLLSGDNYSILTVEQNPLTFAAICDDEVPGNGNTPLATVNRREAKRLADGTAFLFLNGPTTLLFALGEILYWLERDQARDSERLEQIADLQANGNNAEACFAAQSLLRGSERKQLRVSVLIPTFNRAASLRQTIDSLLIQSRQPEEILVIDNGSSDETVALLEEYVSSFSKFRWVCERTPGVVAARNCAIQNANSSSDVVLFIDDDCLAPKDWVQNMMLPFEYDSQVVSCGGGISFRDDDCTAWGDFYRQKYKVATAEVAR, via the coding sequence ATGCTCCCGCATCTTTATCGAAGTTGTTTATTGTTGGCTGATGCGGTTACGAAGGATCTTTTTTGCATCAAGATAATGACTTTCATTCCAACGCTTCGCCAGATACGTTGCCGTAGAATCGGTCTTGCATTATCGAACACACCGGTTCGCATTCTTTTCCGATTGTATTATTGGTTGAGTGTTCGAGCGCTGGTGTTTCTCTTGCGACGCAATCCGCATGTGATTGCGGTGGTGCTCTCGGGGAGTGCTGCTCGGGGAACGATGCGTTACGGAATCAGTGATATTGATTTTTTTGTTCTGATCAAATCCGTTGAAGAGTCTGAAAGGATTCGTGATGACATTGAGGTCACCCTCGTATTCTTGCGCCGTTTGTTTCTGCCACTGGCCAATTCAGATGAAGTGGGGATCCTGACGATCGAGGAATTCGAGAGCACTCTTCAAATCACCAAGCCCTACCTATTGGCGATCGCAAATCAACTCCGCCCGATATTTGTACGAGGAGATTTGCCTTTAATTTCAAAAACCCTGTCAACCCTATCGTCTTCGTTGTCACCGGGTGCGATCCGACTTGCGATCATGTCGGACGTGTGGCGAAAGTTTCTGCTTTATTTAGAGCACCTTTCTTTTGATGAAACACTTGCTCGCTATGTTTTACAACGGATTACTGAGCGGCTCGACGAGGTGGTTCCGCTTCCCACGAATGTGCGCGGCAATGCCGAGTTGATGTTTTCCTGTTTTCGAAATGAGCTATTGTCCACTATCGAGACTCGTGGTTCGATGCAAAATATGCACGCGGTGATTCCGAACCGCTTGTTTCGCGAAACTGTACCCATCTCGATTATTCGTGCCTTCAGTGAGATCCCGCAATCTTTTGAGATCAGACAGTTGGACTTTCCCTCATTGGCAGAGATCGACGAGCTTCGGCGAAAAAAAAACACGCATTATGCCTACGTCGGAGGCGTACTTCTTCCCTTACTTTCAGGGGATAACTATTCCATTCTGACGGTGGAACAAAATCCATTGACTTTTGCAGCGATCTGCGATGACGAAGTTCCTGGAAATGGAAATACTCCTTTGGCAACGGTGAACCGTCGCGAGGCAAAGAGGCTTGCGGACGGTACTGCGTTTTTGTTTCTCAACGGTCCAACAACGCTGCTCTTTGCCCTCGGTGAAATTCTTTATTGGCTTGAACGTGATCAGGCCAGGGATTCTGAGCGGCTCGAGCAAATTGCCGATCTACAGGCGAATGGTAACAATGCGGAGGCTTGTTTTGCAGCACAATCACTGTTGCGCGGTTCAGAGCGAAAGCAACTTCGCGTGTCGGTACTGATTCCTACATTTAATCGTGCCGCTTCACTGCGGCAAACCATCGATTCGTTGTTGATCCAGTCGCGGCAGCCTGAGGAAATTCTTGTTATTGACAATGGCTCATCCGATGAAACAGTAGCCTTGCTCGAGGAATACGTGTCCTCCTTTTCGAAATTTCGCTGGGTTTGTGAAAGGACGCCCGGGGTTGTTGCCGCGCGGAATTGTGCGATTCAAAATGCAAATTCATCCTCGGACGTCGTGCTTTTTATCGACGATGATTGTCTGGCACCAAAAGATTGGGTTCAAAACATGATGTTACCGTTCGAATACGACTCCCAGGTAGTTTCCTGCGGGGGTGGTATTTCATTTCGTGATGACGACTGCACGGCGTGGGGTGATTTCTATCGCCAAAAATATAAGGTGGCAACTGCTGAGGTGGCCCGATGA
- a CDS encoding type II secretion system protein GspK yields MRSSFPDRLRPRRGAALFVVTIVIVLVSLTAYSFVILMQAENRAAHMSADRMQVQAVGDSAGEYLKTLLAMPRIDRDLVGGWFDNPNQFQDVVVDRDYFGQRHGRFCVLASKYDEENPDEYFFFGVECTSAKISLPTLLQWDEIEPGSGRLALMRLPGMTETVADSILDWIDPDDQPREFGAELEFYSGLNPPRAPINQVPAHLEMLLAVRGVSRMRLLDGSQPTLGPDRKTNATDEGSGSLNSNGLPSNDLPIDTSNPNDRSASSSQRLSVTNDSTLDARPWSHFLTVYSAERNEAYDGFPRIHLNQENLVSLHEQLSSRFSEELANFVLLMRQSGPAEERTDARSADQLPTISLTESAGYEFLSPLDVVDAFVIVGEGESDESQDDEPVFKSPISTDGNSEISVIEFCDATTTREDPIIVGRVDLNRATAEVLAAIPEFPPEAVEQVVATRDDATSLTPERRHASWLLAEGIVELETMRLLLPFLTVGGDVIQGEVVAYYDADSPWSRHEFVLDGTPEEITTLFYRDLRRSGRGYRYDELALVDDPDQPLGGPPAKATDSRASALPQSSPSQQRP; encoded by the coding sequence ATGAGATCATCATTTCCGGATCGACTTCGCCCACGACGTGGCGCAGCTCTGTTCGTCGTGACCATTGTGATTGTTCTTGTCAGCCTGACGGCCTACAGTTTCGTCATTCTGATGCAAGCGGAAAATCGCGCCGCTCATATGTCCGCGGATCGTATGCAAGTTCAGGCGGTCGGCGACTCGGCCGGGGAGTATCTCAAAACCCTATTAGCCATGCCGCGAATCGATCGCGATTTAGTCGGTGGTTGGTTTGACAATCCGAATCAGTTTCAGGATGTTGTCGTCGATCGCGATTACTTTGGTCAACGACATGGGCGATTTTGCGTGCTTGCTTCAAAGTACGACGAAGAGAATCCAGACGAATATTTCTTTTTTGGTGTCGAATGCACCTCGGCGAAAATATCGCTGCCCACCTTATTGCAGTGGGACGAGATCGAGCCAGGCAGCGGTCGACTCGCCTTGATGCGATTGCCTGGTATGACGGAAACGGTGGCGGATTCAATCCTTGATTGGATCGACCCGGATGATCAGCCCCGTGAATTTGGAGCCGAGTTGGAGTTCTACTCAGGATTGAATCCTCCGCGTGCCCCGATCAACCAAGTTCCAGCCCATCTTGAGATGTTGTTAGCTGTGCGTGGTGTTAGCCGTATGCGTTTGCTTGATGGATCGCAGCCGACCTTGGGCCCAGACCGTAAAACCAACGCCACTGATGAGGGGTCTGGCAGCTTGAACTCGAACGGACTGCCGTCGAACGATTTGCCGATCGATACGTCAAATCCAAACGATCGTTCGGCTTCATCGTCGCAACGGTTGTCGGTCACGAATGATTCAACGCTGGACGCAAGACCTTGGTCGCACTTCTTAACGGTTTACAGCGCTGAGCGGAATGAAGCTTATGATGGTTTCCCACGCATCCACTTGAATCAAGAGAATTTAGTCTCTCTTCACGAGCAGTTGTCCAGTCGATTCAGTGAAGAGTTGGCGAATTTTGTGCTGTTGATGAGGCAGTCGGGACCTGCGGAAGAACGCACTGATGCACGGTCGGCTGACCAGTTGCCGACCATCTCACTGACCGAGTCGGCCGGATATGAGTTCCTCTCGCCGCTGGATGTTGTGGATGCGTTTGTGATCGTCGGCGAGGGAGAGAGTGACGAGAGTCAAGACGACGAGCCGGTGTTCAAAAGTCCTATTTCGACGGACGGTAACTCGGAAATCTCCGTCATTGAATTCTGTGATGCGACGACCACGCGCGAGGATCCGATTATCGTCGGTCGTGTTGATTTAAATCGAGCGACGGCAGAGGTGTTAGCAGCGATTCCAGAGTTTCCCCCGGAGGCAGTCGAGCAAGTCGTGGCGACGCGCGACGACGCTACGTCACTCACACCGGAACGCCGTCATGCCAGTTGGCTACTTGCTGAAGGAATTGTCGAGCTTGAAACCATGCGGCTGTTGCTTCCCTTTCTCACGGTCGGTGGCGATGTAATTCAAGGGGAAGTGGTGGCCTACTACGACGCCGATTCACCCTGGTCTCGGCATGAGTTTGTCCTGGATGGGACCCCAGAGGAAATTACCACCTTGTTTTATCGAGATTTACGTCGATCTGGTCGCGGATACCGGTACGATGAACTGGCGCTCGTCGATGATCCCGATCAACCCTTGGGTGGCCCGCCTGCCAAAGCGACAGATTCCCGTGCTTCTGCTCTCCCACAATCCTCACCCAGTCAACAACGACCATGA
- a CDS encoding SPFH domain-containing protein: MPDNSNAWVFLAIITIAIVMLLLSMLILVARQYKRCPSNRVLVIYGKAGRKGDAAKTIHGGAAFVWPLIQDFAFLTLDPIQIEIPLRGALSSENIRVNVPSVFTVAIGTEPEVMQQGAIRLLGLSTGEIRQQAEEIIFGQLRQVIASMGIEEINRDRDTFLDHVQQSLEPELNKIGLQLINVNITDITDEAGYIDAIGQKAASQAIQQARADVAEEERKGETRVAEAERDKAVQVASARRDQSIGTREAERDKSIRVAELQKEQNVGEETAAFQKQAQVKSAERDMRVKVATADAAAIDGENDAQATVAASEAELAVKRAEAYEVGESRKREAEAKVLEVQNRAMADAAIADAARVEAEQRAALEAPARAQKAQTIVEAEAEAEKRRIEALADADAIFAKLDAEARGQFEILAKKGQGLQQIVDACGGAKEAFQMLLLEHLDNLAEASSKAISNIKFDKVVVWENGGNNERSNTANFLSGMANTLPPMMQVMKDIGGVELPEAFVKLTGDEEQADGEQADDCSPSKVDSPVEPHLAEVDDLADEDDDQG, from the coding sequence ATGCCTGACAACTCAAATGCCTGGGTGTTTTTAGCGATCATCACGATAGCGATCGTGATGCTGCTACTCTCGATGTTGATTTTGGTTGCTAGACAGTACAAACGCTGCCCTAGCAACCGCGTGTTAGTGATCTACGGCAAGGCAGGACGCAAGGGAGATGCAGCGAAGACGATTCATGGTGGAGCGGCTTTCGTTTGGCCACTCATTCAGGATTTCGCCTTTCTGACTCTCGACCCGATTCAAATCGAAATTCCACTCCGAGGAGCTTTGTCTTCCGAAAACATCCGCGTGAATGTGCCGAGTGTTTTCACGGTCGCAATCGGCACTGAACCGGAGGTCATGCAACAGGGTGCGATTCGCTTACTGGGACTTTCGACCGGTGAGATTCGCCAACAGGCTGAGGAGATCATCTTCGGTCAATTGCGTCAGGTGATTGCTTCGATGGGGATCGAAGAGATCAATCGTGATCGCGACACGTTTCTGGACCATGTGCAACAATCACTGGAACCTGAACTGAACAAGATCGGCCTCCAACTGATCAACGTCAACATCACAGACATCACGGACGAGGCAGGCTACATCGACGCGATAGGTCAAAAAGCCGCCTCCCAGGCAATTCAACAAGCTCGAGCCGATGTGGCCGAGGAAGAGCGCAAGGGTGAAACTCGAGTCGCTGAAGCCGAGCGAGATAAAGCTGTCCAGGTGGCCAGCGCTCGGCGCGATCAGTCGATTGGAACCCGCGAAGCCGAACGCGACAAATCAATCCGTGTCGCAGAGTTGCAAAAAGAACAGAATGTGGGAGAGGAAACAGCCGCCTTTCAAAAACAAGCACAGGTCAAGTCTGCCGAACGTGACATGCGTGTCAAAGTTGCCACCGCGGATGCGGCGGCAATCGATGGCGAAAACGATGCTCAAGCGACGGTCGCAGCATCGGAGGCTGAACTTGCGGTGAAACGAGCCGAGGCTTACGAAGTCGGTGAAAGTCGTAAACGAGAAGCCGAAGCCAAGGTACTCGAAGTTCAAAACCGAGCCATGGCTGACGCCGCCATTGCGGACGCTGCTCGTGTTGAAGCCGAACAACGAGCCGCATTGGAGGCTCCCGCTCGAGCTCAAAAAGCTCAGACGATCGTCGAAGCCGAAGCCGAAGCCGAAAAACGACGGATCGAAGCGCTTGCCGATGCCGATGCAATCTTCGCAAAACTCGACGCAGAGGCTCGTGGTCAGTTCGAAATCCTGGCCAAAAAAGGACAAGGTCTTCAACAGATTGTGGACGCCTGCGGCGGAGCCAAGGAAGCCTTTCAAATGCTGCTGTTAGAGCACCTTGATAACTTGGCCGAAGCATCCTCCAAAGCAATCTCGAACATCAAGTTTGATAAGGTGGTCGTTTGGGAAAATGGTGGCAACAATGAACGAAGTAACACCGCCAACTTCCTCAGCGGAATGGCCAATACCCTCCCGCCGATGATGCAAGTGATGAAAGATATCGGAGGCGTCGAATTACCCGAAGCGTTCGTTAAGTTGACAGGCGATGAGGAACAGGCCGATGGGGAACAGGCCGATGATTGCTCACCAAGCAAAGTTGATTCGCCCGTAGAACCCCATCTTGCCGAGGTAGACGATCTTGCCGATGAGGACGATGATCAAGGATAG
- a CDS encoding glycosyltransferase family 2 protein encodes MIIRWNQKYFTFRYLPMEQQKAVSLFFQGGNVGYRRSVFSEVGDFDIKMRACEDVDMGIRFSERGSLFSYPSAQVRHTANFTFKKIIQQWWLTACYQVILMRKISKGGIEIFSSTGARDPEATDHQCWVARPCPVTIIIFLSSLLSMNIGILLMIGASLMGWVPIFYIGLLSTAVSATIYLVPDFRRKDLSLMRRLRFCFIRFIINQMLLWISFVQGLRLRMIYVSHVYSAV; translated from the coding sequence ATGATTATTCGTTGGAATCAGAAATACTTCACCTTTCGCTATCTGCCAATGGAACAGCAGAAAGCCGTCAGCCTCTTCTTCCAAGGTGGCAACGTCGGTTATCGCCGAAGTGTTTTTTCCGAAGTTGGCGATTTCGATATCAAGATGCGTGCATGTGAAGATGTTGACATGGGCATTCGATTCAGCGAGCGGGGTAGCCTGTTCTCCTACCCGAGTGCGCAAGTTCGACACACTGCAAATTTCACATTCAAAAAAATTATCCAACAGTGGTGGTTGACTGCATGTTACCAGGTGATACTGATGCGAAAAATTTCGAAGGGGGGTATTGAGATCTTTTCTAGTACGGGCGCTCGTGATCCAGAAGCGACCGACCATCAGTGCTGGGTGGCAAGGCCATGTCCGGTGACGATCATCATCTTTCTCTCGTCATTGCTTTCGATGAATATAGGTATTCTTTTGATGATTGGTGCAAGCCTGATGGGTTGGGTGCCCATCTTTTACATCGGGTTGCTAAGTACGGCCGTTAGTGCCACGATTTACCTCGTCCCCGATTTTCGCAGGAAAGACCTCTCGTTAATGCGTCGCCTAAGATTCTGTTTTATCCGATTCATTATCAATCAAATGCTGTTGTGGATATCTTTTGTGCAGGGATTGCGTTTGCGCATGATTTACGTCAGTCATGTTTATAGTGCCGTGTGA
- a CDS encoding leucyl aminopeptidase, with translation MQFTTRQESIEQVEADAVVVGVYQDRLSSAAQIIDEVSNGLIQRLLESEEFKAEIGSIKTLYYLSGVKSPIVVLIGLGDSNELQPGNAYRATATAARSLSSGHRDRLAFAADESWSSACIEAAVAGSLIGFQGPGLYQTEQKRTPPAGLIWLTKDDEAGQKGILIGESVNLTRRLVDEPPHAMYPESFANVAQEVATEAGMNCEIWDEQKLESENCGALLAVARGSSRPPRMVILRHQGGNAADDWLALVGKGVTFDSGGLSLKPSESMKTMKCDMAGAATVLGAMRAIARLKLPINVMGLMGLVENMPGADAYKLGDVLTAKNGTTIEVHNTDAEGRLVLADALSVAVENNAKHIVDLATLTGACVVALGLDVAGLMTNDQAWCDAIASAADSAGEQVWQLPMFPEYGKQILGSVADIKNVGEGRWGGAITAAKLLERFVDETPWTHIDIAGPAFLEKPKPWLETGASGALVRTLIELARQS, from the coding sequence ATGCAGTTTACCACCCGACAGGAATCTATCGAACAGGTCGAAGCTGATGCCGTTGTCGTCGGCGTCTATCAGGACCGTCTCAGTTCGGCCGCTCAGATCATTGATGAAGTGAGCAACGGATTGATCCAACGGCTGCTGGAATCAGAGGAATTTAAAGCCGAAATTGGCTCAATCAAGACCTTATATTATCTTAGCGGTGTCAAAAGTCCGATCGTGGTGTTGATCGGACTGGGCGATTCGAATGAGCTTCAACCAGGCAACGCCTATCGGGCGACTGCGACAGCAGCTCGAAGTTTGTCGAGCGGTCATCGCGATCGGCTAGCCTTTGCCGCAGATGAATCATGGTCGTCGGCCTGCATCGAAGCCGCCGTTGCTGGATCTCTGATTGGATTTCAGGGCCCCGGCCTCTATCAGACTGAGCAGAAGCGAACGCCACCGGCCGGATTAATCTGGCTGACCAAGGACGACGAAGCAGGTCAAAAAGGCATACTCATCGGGGAAAGTGTAAATCTGACGCGTCGCCTGGTCGACGAACCACCTCATGCGATGTATCCCGAATCATTTGCCAACGTCGCCCAAGAGGTTGCTACAGAAGCGGGGATGAATTGTGAGATTTGGGACGAACAGAAGCTCGAATCGGAAAACTGCGGCGCGTTGCTCGCTGTCGCTCGAGGCTCTTCCCGACCACCACGAATGGTGATCCTGAGACATCAAGGCGGCAACGCAGCAGATGATTGGCTGGCATTGGTAGGCAAAGGTGTTACGTTCGATTCAGGTGGCCTGTCACTGAAGCCCAGTGAATCGATGAAGACAATGAAGTGTGATATGGCAGGAGCCGCCACCGTATTAGGAGCAATGCGAGCAATTGCCAGATTAAAACTGCCGATCAACGTGATGGGACTGATGGGGCTAGTGGAAAACATGCCTGGCGCCGACGCGTACAAGCTGGGTGACGTCCTGACTGCAAAAAATGGTACGACTATCGAAGTCCACAATACGGACGCCGAAGGGCGACTCGTCTTGGCAGACGCTTTATCCGTGGCCGTCGAGAACAACGCAAAACATATCGTCGACTTGGCGACGCTTACTGGTGCTTGTGTCGTCGCACTCGGCTTGGATGTCGCAGGACTGATGACAAACGATCAAGCCTGGTGTGACGCGATCGCATCGGCCGCTGACAGCGCTGGCGAGCAAGTCTGGCAGTTGCCCATGTTCCCGGAATATGGGAAGCAAATTCTAGGGAGCGTAGCTGACATCAAAAACGTCGGCGAGGGCCGCTGGGGCGGTGCGATCACTGCGGCAAAGTTACTCGAAAGATTTGTCGATGAGACTCCTTGGACACACATCGACATCGCAGGACCTGCTTTTCTTGAAAAACCGAAGCCCTGGCTTGAGACTGGAGCCAGCGGCGCCCTTGTACGCACACTCATCGAGCTGGCTCGCCAATCCTGA
- a CDS encoding secretin N-terminal domain-containing protein has product MKQYAKIRGTLLANTRLCVGMLFFGLTVLSVVSAQQKPVPKRFQLQHKRASAVAPMLQQILPEEVRVTLRSEANELLVTGASPELLNYAAEFLAAVDQRVEDKASSGGTLMTYRCDGAQQSQQIDQFRQRFGSQPEFRISGDPERNRIFVIASPSVHRLIQNQFSVINNSVDPQVLQAAEDESVVQPLPALRFQASQSIASERPAPASPIQNGDQSSKPAETRFIALRGDVTKLQSQFMAILGPRLKRDKNSSSQLFTLMSAGKQVADFEFNSRRGGVLLTADPKIIAQCEILLAALEAAEVNGVRRTAIMSIERSDSRKVRRAIDAYKGAARSPTSSLRGTQHEGSLALVNFIMQVEDEKEPADDQPEESQPLPTGLDVDVEVQTLPDLDVIILRGRDRDVRRLTQVIRELERLSKETQPDVEVYMLRHAQSEAIARVIEMVNEDLTGRRQGEVSVTPLVKPNALLLIGWGDAIKSMVELIGKLDQAVAPETQFEVFRLQHAPAVTVVAGVNEFFANRDGLGAKVFALADLRSNSVIAYAAPRDMLEVKRLVESLDTDRSEAVNQAKVIQIKNALAGDLAETLRTAIQADNSDGGPSAILELLTVDQRGRQMVRSGMLTAVRITANVRNNTLIISGPSETLPLLEALIREMDTAGAVSQIKVFRVNNGDAASLVQMLRSLLPSQTGDAMAPQLASAAGDTSLAPLRFAVDSRTNSIIAAGSEGDLQIIEALLLRLDERDFAERKNEVYRLRNAPALDVAAAINEFLRSERLVQQAAQAGDFFEQVEREVVVVPEPVRNALIISATPRYFDQIRELVLSLDEQPPQVLIQVVIAEVVLNDTDELGVELGIQDSVLFDRSLLSELLTTIVTTQTSTVQGITTVTEEIIQAADNEPGYDFNNLPLGNSGSKQSLDTKGQLGTQGLTHFGVDRTNKERGFGGLVLSASSDSVSILIRALQETRRLDMLGRPQIRTLDNQSAFIQVGQRVPRIVASNLTEGGLQTNTIQLENVGLILGVTPRISPDGMVVMEVDAEKSQVGPVADGIPVSVSLDGTIIRSPSIDVQTAQATVSASSGETIILGGLITTRKEMVSRRVPYLSRVPLLGDVFRYDGLDKRRAELLIILTPHVIRNEQDAERLKQIEMSRMSWCAADVYEIQGDIGAPLDSNLILDGDTEVIYPDLNPRGEAIESPEPTLLTEPHVDGMTNGNVKDSSVQPVLVTDISRAQPAKNDAGEQQREKKSARFLNAIKKFPARLRPDKK; this is encoded by the coding sequence ATGAAACAATACGCAAAAATCCGAGGCACGTTGTTAGCCAATACAAGGCTCTGCGTGGGAATGCTCTTCTTTGGTCTAACGGTGTTATCCGTTGTGTCGGCACAACAGAAACCGGTGCCAAAACGATTTCAATTGCAACACAAACGGGCGAGTGCCGTCGCACCGATGTTGCAACAGATCCTGCCTGAAGAGGTGCGGGTAACGTTACGTTCTGAGGCGAATGAGTTGCTGGTAACTGGTGCTTCACCGGAGTTATTGAATTACGCTGCTGAGTTTCTGGCTGCGGTAGACCAACGAGTCGAGGACAAAGCTTCGTCGGGCGGTACTCTAATGACCTATCGTTGCGACGGCGCTCAACAGTCGCAACAAATTGATCAATTTCGTCAACGTTTTGGCAGCCAACCGGAGTTTCGAATATCTGGTGATCCGGAGCGGAACAGAATTTTTGTCATCGCCTCACCGTCGGTACACCGACTGATACAGAATCAGTTTTCCGTGATCAATAATTCTGTGGATCCTCAGGTTTTGCAGGCGGCAGAAGACGAGTCGGTCGTCCAACCGTTACCCGCGTTGCGTTTTCAAGCATCCCAAAGCATTGCAAGCGAGCGGCCAGCACCCGCATCACCGATTCAAAATGGGGATCAGTCGTCGAAGCCAGCGGAAACGAGGTTCATTGCTCTGCGTGGTGATGTTACGAAACTCCAATCCCAATTCATGGCAATTCTTGGGCCGCGGCTGAAACGGGATAAGAACTCTTCTAGCCAGCTATTTACGCTGATGTCTGCTGGGAAGCAGGTGGCGGATTTTGAATTCAATTCGCGTCGCGGGGGAGTATTGTTGACAGCTGACCCAAAGATTATTGCTCAATGCGAAATACTCTTGGCGGCGCTGGAAGCGGCAGAGGTGAACGGTGTGCGGCGTACGGCAATTATGTCGATTGAGCGATCAGATTCGAGAAAGGTCAGGCGCGCGATTGACGCCTACAAAGGCGCAGCTAGGTCTCCGACGTCCTCCCTGAGAGGAACGCAGCACGAAGGAAGTCTCGCGCTCGTCAACTTCATAATGCAGGTAGAAGACGAGAAGGAACCAGCGGATGACCAACCGGAAGAGTCGCAACCGCTCCCCACGGGCCTGGACGTGGATGTAGAAGTCCAGACTTTGCCCGACCTGGATGTGATCATCTTGCGTGGCCGTGATCGGGATGTGCGACGTTTGACTCAAGTCATTCGAGAATTGGAGAGGCTGAGTAAAGAAACACAACCTGACGTGGAAGTGTATATGTTGCGGCATGCACAAAGCGAAGCGATTGCGCGGGTAATCGAAATGGTGAACGAAGATTTAACAGGTCGACGCCAAGGGGAGGTCAGTGTTACACCCTTGGTTAAACCTAATGCTCTGTTATTGATCGGTTGGGGCGACGCCATCAAATCGATGGTTGAATTGATTGGTAAGCTCGATCAAGCTGTGGCTCCAGAAACACAATTTGAGGTGTTTCGTTTACAACATGCCCCAGCGGTTACGGTGGTGGCGGGAGTCAATGAATTTTTTGCGAATCGAGACGGTCTCGGTGCGAAAGTGTTTGCGTTGGCCGATCTGCGATCCAATTCGGTGATCGCCTATGCTGCTCCTCGCGACATGCTCGAGGTGAAACGATTAGTGGAATCATTGGACACGGATCGTAGCGAAGCGGTAAATCAGGCAAAAGTGATTCAGATCAAAAACGCGCTTGCCGGCGATTTGGCGGAAACATTACGCACCGCGATCCAAGCGGATAACTCAGATGGAGGTCCGTCAGCGATTCTCGAGTTGTTGACGGTGGACCAGCGGGGTCGGCAGATGGTGCGATCGGGGATGCTAACAGCGGTCCGGATCACAGCGAATGTTCGCAATAATACGCTCATTATTTCGGGGCCGAGCGAAACGCTTCCTTTGCTCGAAGCATTGATTCGTGAAATGGACACTGCCGGTGCCGTATCGCAAATTAAAGTTTTTCGAGTAAATAATGGTGATGCAGCCAGCCTGGTGCAGATGCTGCGTTCTTTGCTGCCATCGCAGACGGGCGATGCGATGGCCCCACAACTGGCAAGTGCTGCCGGAGACACATCGCTCGCACCATTACGATTCGCAGTGGATTCACGTACGAACAGTATTATTGCTGCGGGCTCCGAGGGAGACTTGCAGATTATCGAGGCGTTATTGTTGCGTCTGGACGAGCGAGATTTTGCCGAGCGTAAGAATGAGGTCTATCGGTTGCGAAATGCGCCCGCATTGGATGTGGCTGCCGCGATTAATGAATTTCTCCGCAGTGAACGCTTGGTGCAACAGGCTGCTCAAGCCGGCGATTTTTTCGAGCAAGTTGAGCGAGAAGTCGTGGTCGTGCCTGAGCCTGTACGGAATGCGTTGATTATCAGTGCGACGCCACGTTATTTTGATCAAATACGGGAGCTGGTCCTCTCACTCGATGAGCAGCCTCCCCAGGTTCTCATTCAAGTTGTCATTGCCGAAGTTGTCTTAAACGATACCGATGAATTAGGTGTCGAGTTGGGGATTCAGGATTCTGTATTGTTTGACCGTAGCCTGTTAAGCGAGCTGTTGACCACCATCGTGACGACGCAAACATCGACGGTGCAGGGGATTACAACGGTGACGGAGGAAATTATTCAGGCGGCGGATAATGAGCCAGGTTACGATTTCAATAACCTTCCACTCGGTAATAGCGGTAGCAAGCAGTCATTAGATACGAAGGGCCAACTCGGCACGCAAGGGCTGACTCATTTTGGTGTTGATCGGACCAATAAAGAAAGGGGTTTTGGAGGGCTTGTACTCTCCGCGAGCAGTGACAGCGTAAGTATTTTGATTCGTGCACTGCAGGAAACACGGCGACTCGATATGTTGGGCCGTCCACAAATTCGCACCTTGGACAATCAATCCGCTTTCATTCAGGTAGGCCAACGAGTCCCGCGTATTGTTGCCTCGAATTTGACTGAAGGCGGTTTGCAGACGAATACGATCCAATTGGAGAACGTGGGTCTGATTCTTGGCGTGACTCCACGCATTAGTCCTGACGGAATGGTGGTGATGGAAGTCGATGCAGAGAAATCGCAGGTTGGACCTGTGGCGGATGGTATTCCGGTGAGTGTTTCGTTGGATGGCACGATCATTCGATCTCCGAGCATTGATGTCCAAACGGCACAAGCAACCGTGAGTGCGAGCAGCGGAGAAACGATCATTTTGGGTGGCCTGATTACCACGCGTAAAGAGATGGTTTCTCGACGAGTGCCTTATCTGTCACGAGTGCCTTTGCTGGGTGATGTGTTTCGTTATGATGGTCTCGATAAACGTCGAGCGGAACTCTTGATCATCCTCACTCCTCATGTGATTCGAAATGAACAGGACGCCGAGCGACTGAAGCAGATCGAGATGTCACGGATGTCATGGTGTGCGGCTGATGTTTATGAGATTCAAGGAGACATTGGTGCACCCTTGGATAGCAATTTGATTCTTGATGGGGATACCGAAGTCATTTATCCCGACCTTAATCCTCGTGGAGAGGCGATTGAAAGTCCGGAACCTACGTTACTCACTGAACCACACGTGGACGGAATGACAAACGGGAATGTCAAGGACTCGTCTGTCCAGCCCGTTTTGGTCACTGATATTTCTCGGGCGCAACCGGCGAAAAATGACGCTGGCGAACAGCAGCGCGAGAAAAAATCAGCCCGTTTCTTGAACGCAATTAAAAAGTTTCCAGCCCGTCTGCGCCCGGACAAGAAGTAA